The segment TTAAATCCAATTCTCAATGAAGAAAGCACTCGTAGAGATATAATCCATAATATTTATTACAGAGTAGTCATAACGTTTCGGGTGCCGGACCGGaccctttgtcaaatgatacaaGAAAAATATGCTTGAATGCATGCATGTttttgtgagtgtgagtgtgtatattgcataataaatgttattaagtatatttatttttatacttgtagttataatacaaaattaaagggaaactgaacccaatttttttcttttgggattcagatagagcatgcaattttaagcaactttctaatttactcctattatcaaattttcttcattctcttggtctctttatttgataagcaagaatgcaagtttagatgctggcccatatttggtgaacaacctgggttgtttttgcttattggtggatacattcatccaccaataaacaagtgtagtcaaattgcatgctctatctgaatcacaaaagaaaaaaattgggttcagtgttagaTGTTTCAACTTAAAATATTCATAGTAATGTCAGTAGTGAATGCATGATGTCATTGAAAAGCAAGAGCAAAGAATAAGAGGTTATCTAAGTGCTAAATATAATCAGTTCTGCCTGAAATTAAGGGtataaatgacaatattttagTTATGTAAGATTGATTGGTATTAAAATGATGCAGTAGGATGTTCTTGAATTTCTACAAATATCAgtattgcatacctcccaacatttcaaaattcaaaagagtgacagaccccaccccctccccccatggaaaagtgtgatatgtggtggacaggagcagggatggggcttaaataatcataagaccaaagtaatataaatacaattctaaataaagtcatatcttttaatactcgtAGGCAGCAAACACAAGCTCAAATCACAgatatagctatgtgagctctgtatttaattagcctttgcagagacagtgctaaatattttttagcttaattgaacatttaataattctttaaaactgctctctgcattcttcattaatacacttacacatgcagatacacacacacactacatagtatacacttatacatgcagatacacacataacactacatagcctacacttacacatgcagatacacacactacatagcatagacttatacatccagatacacacacattacatagccaacacttatacatgcagatacacacacattacatagcttacacttatacatgcagatacacacacacacactgcatagcttacactttcacatgcagatacacacacacactacatcgcttacacttatacatgcagatacacagacactatgcagtatacacttatacatgcagatacacacacatgcacactacatagcttacacttatacatgcagatacatccacactacacagcataaacttatacatacacatacagatatacacacactacatcgcttacacttatacatgcagatacacacaatcacaacatagcatacacttatacatgcagatacacacacacacacttatgcatacagatacacacacactacatagcttacacttatacatgcagatacacacacacactacatagcatacacttatacatgcagacacacacacacttatacatacagatacacatacactacatcatatatgggtatctgtaattcattgtatgggatcCTGGGGTtgacaagcacattagctggcagtctgaggctgtttgttaccctggtgttagcacttctcatcatataaaactgaaggcatgctagtattatcatcaggggttagacgtcatcactaccagaggtttgaggtcaccattacctgaggtcagagggtatacagccttcttactcctgcttaacccaacACAATTTTTTCTCCAGGGAATCTAAcaagtatctaaccctgggagagaaaagccagctgcttctgagtatgggcccaatagaatttgaaaaacaatatataaatatatatatatatattttaaatgcatggggcaatgcgggacagatggcaagcaacccgggacagcaggacagacccctaaaatcgagaCTGTCCTGCGAAAATCGGCACAGTTGGGGGGGTATGCAGGGCATTTGACTATTGTGTAAGAGTTAAGCATAAGAAAGTAAATTGGGGTATATATAGAAACCTCTCTGTCAGCCACCCCTGTGCCTGGCACATAATGAAAACACTTTATACATTCACATCATTCACCTATATGCATTAGATATAAAGTGTTATGTTTACATTGTAAAATGTCAGTGCCACAGACAAGTGCAGTGATTACCGCGGTCCATTTCTATGCCGGTTTGTGACTTATGCTGCATAAGGGAGTTATGCTTTATGCTGTATAACAGACTTACGATTTAAAGTGTACACTTTTACAAAATGTTTTCCTGGCCAGGATATTTTGTGCAcaacaattttttcatgtttataTACACGGACTTCTTTATTTAGGCAAGTATGCATTTAACTTTGTGGTAGTTTCCCTCAATATGGGTAATAAACAGGTTTGTTTGAAGCTTGCACCTGAGCTATCTGTGTCACATTTTTTACCGTGGAGGTTTAAATAGTTTATACACCTCCTTCTCTTTTTGCTTctttattttgtataactttttAGGGTCTGCACCATTGTCCTTGAATTGGACTTTTTTTGAAACTTTTGTACTCAATACTATATAAAAATTAGCTTTTGACTCTCACAACTTTTTATCTTTCTAtaaatattcatacatatacatatttagacatgttcagtatatgtatgtatctctatgataaagccctttgcctgcctttttttcatgcaattgttttaaatgattttttattagatagtgttacagtTAATCAGAACTTTGAGGACACACTATCCTGATGTGTGTtaactttaattgcactcaagtgaCCACGTTTTTCTTTCAACAAGTGTTACATCCATCATGCTCAAACAGCTCTGATAAACCCCCTTTCGCTTACGTGTAACTATTAGCGCGTAGgtttgccacccagccggtattttaccgacacaaccggtatttttaaggttcatgtcaaggtagaaaataaagaataaatattgaaagaaagccccttgcaaacttcttctgagtgtgatgaatactagttataaacaaatgagcatttaaaatcagtcctatcagctttagtttttgagttatgctgtaattatttatgcaaatttatgttaattagcatggccggtattttcttccaagaaaggtggtaaccctattagcgcgccactcgtaatctggcccaatatgtgttatatgttaataataatatatataaaaaaatatataaatatatattagaatgTAACACAAAAACAAATgatttgctattatttttattgcaCATTGATATAAAAGACTTATGGAAGAgtatgttgtttaaaataacaggtagcaataaaaaaataaatatgtcatgtaaaatatataaagcatTTATCCCCATCTAAGGTTGTAATCTATGTAGattaacattttaaattatatcttaattatatcttaacctatAGCATAGATGTATCCAAACATTTATAACttcaaagtaaaatatttataatactgcaatatataattaataataatattaaattactatctaatatataataaaagatatgaggatataataatatataatgcatTAATATCACTCATTTTAGAATGCTGATGTGTACTGCAATATATAACAAATAGGCATGTGCTATTATGCAGAAAATAATCTACTTGTATATTGTTAAAACGGACAAATATACAGTTGATCAAACAccatataaatttgttttttaggCAAGAAATTACTTTTCAAATTACAATGGTATAGTAAACAGAGATTGctacttaatgggacagtctattccagatttttttttttgttaaagatagataatccctttattgcccatttcccagtttacataaccaacacggttatataaatatacgttttacctctgtgattaccttgtatctaagcctctgcagactgcccccttacttcagtttatttgacagacttgcattttagtcaatcagtgctgactcctaggtaactccacaggagtgagcacaatgttctctatatggcacacatgaactagtgctgtttacctgtaaaaaaaacctgtcaaaatgcactgatataagagacgGCCTAAGAGGGcgtagacattagcatatgagcctacctaggtttagttctcaacaaagaataccaagggaacaaagcaaatttgatgataaaagtaaaatggaaagttgtttgaaattacatgccctatcctaatcatgaaagtttaatttgactagattgtccctttaaggatatgaagactatatttttttatcagatttaaTTATAGAGTTTATAATATGTTTTGATTTTTGcaatgtaattatttttaatatatgttttattaaacttaGCATATAGGTAATAGTACAAATAACAATTAACAACAAATATCATATAATCATTTTACATAGAACATttcaaaaacaaaattaatttcTACAAAATGTGAGCAACAAAACCTTATAAAAAGATTAACATTAATTAGAAAACTCAGTAAatgaattcatatttttttaatttcttaatgTAGAGGCcaaagagagttttttttttttaaaaaaaagggtgaaattatatatttaaatgaaaatcttatataaaataaatgtataagataattaaatatttcaaaaataatttaattaaatatttcaaaaataatttaataactGGTGTTGCTGTAGGCTGCAGTCTGTGATATCTAGCAACAGTAAATAATCAAGTATTGCTGTACAAAGATGACAAGCTCatttttgataatgaaaataaattcaGGTAATATTATATGGGAAttgaattatttttttagtttattaacATCATTCATGAACAACATCATCTAAATCTTTATTACATTTAAGTTTGAAAATTTTAGTAGAAAAATGAAGTTAACATTATTGGCCAGGAGAGGGCGAACCTgtcatccaatcatttttttagcTACACCAGTAGATCTGTTTGTGTCGTCATCCCCTGTTCTCCTCCTCTTAAAAGAATCACTCTCCCATTTTTTTTTCACTGACACACAAAGGATAGCTGCTGATCTGATGACATTTCTATGGATATTTTATATATGCAAGGGAAAGGAATTTTTGATACTTGAAGATCCATGGGATTATAAAAAGAGCAACATCCTTAATATCTCAAGATATGGACATCAGACATTACTTAAAAGCTTGGAAATGGCAAGTAATATTTTTCCTTTGTAGCTGGGGCTGGGTCTCTGGACAGATTCAATATTCTATTGCAGAGGAGTCAGAGCCAGGGACATTGGTGGGGAATGTAGCTCAGAATCTGGGATTACATTTAACAGATATTAATAAGCGGCATCTAAATGTGAGATCTGAAGGGAGCAGCAATTTGTTTGCTGTTAACCAGAACAATGGAGCTTTTACTGTAAAAGAAAGAATTGATAGAGAAATTCTGTGTGGATCAAGCTCAAGCTGTTTACTGCATTTAGAGATTGTTACTGAAAACCCATTTGAACTATTTCCTCTTGAAATTGAAATTTTGGATATAAATGACAATTATCCCACATTTCAAACTGCTCATCAGGTTATAAGAATAATAGAATTACTAGCTAACCCGGGTACGCTTTTCCCTTTAGGAATTGCACAAGATCCAGATGCTGGAAAAAATAGTGTTACACAGTATAGATTGAATCCAAACCCTTATTTTTCTTTGTCTATAAAGAATCGTAAGGATGGAACACTAATTCCAGAATTAGTGCTAGAAAAAAATCTAGACAGGGAAGAAAAAAGTGAACATAAACTCATACTTACTGCTTTTGATGGAGGAGAAAAATCACGGTCTGGATCTTTAGAGGTGACTGTTATTGTTTTAGATATTAATGACAATGCACCAGTATTTGATCAATCAAACTACAGAATTAGTGTACTGGAAAATACTCCACTAAACACAGTTATCTTAACCCTTAATGCTACAGATTTGGATGAGGGTGCCAATGGCGAAGTTCAATATTCTTTTGAGCAAAATACACTTGATACAGCAAAAACATTATTTGAGTTAAATTCCCAAACAGGAGACATAATTATTAAAGGAGTTTTGGATTTTGAAGAAGCACATTTTTACGAATTATCAGTGAGGGCAACAGACAAAGGAATACCTGAAATGGAGGGACGCTGTCTTATTCATATTGAAATACAAGATTTAAATGATAATACACCAGAAATTCTGTTTACCTCTAAGGCAAATGAAGTACCAGAAAATGCACCATTGGGAACTGTTGTTGGGTTTATTGGTGTCAGAGATAAAGATTCTGGGAGAAATGGAGAAATACAATTAGATATATCACCAAATGTACCTTTTAAATGTCAATCCTTTAACAACCGGTATTCATTAGTCACTAGTGGATATCTGGATAGGGAAAAGGTCTCTCAATATACCATTCAGCTTACTGCTTCTGATTTAGGTTCTCCTTCTTTACAACATCAGATTACAATTGTCCTTGATGTTTCTGATGTTAACGACAATTTACCAGTTTTTCTCCAGTCATTTTACAATGCCTTTATCAAGGAAAACAATGAACCAGGCAGTTTACTGTGCACTGTATCTGCTACTGATCCAGATGAGGGAGTTAATTCAAACCTGATTTACTCAATAACTGACAATCAAATAGATGGTTCTGCTGTCTCCTCTTTTGTATACATCAACTCTCACAATGGTAATATTTATGCTCAACGTTCTTTTGACTATGAGCAGATTCAGGTTTTAGAAGTAACTGCAAGAGTGGAAGATTCTGGAGTTCCTAAATTATTTTCTAATGTTtcaatttatatattcattttGGATACCAATGATAACACCCCATCTATATTATACCCAGAATATTCAAGGGAGGACATTGCCCAAGAAAAGATTCCAAGATCAGCATCTGTTGGTTGTTTGGTCACTAAAGTGTCAGCAGTGGATCAGGATTCAGGCCACAATGCCTGGCTTATGTATAGTTTTCTTGAATCTACCAGTAACACTTTGTTTCAGATCTCAACATACACAGGAGAAATTAGAACTGTACGAGATTTTAGTGAGGCAGACAATACTGAGCAGTATCTTGTTGTATTAGTCCATGACCATGGGGACCCTTCTTTGTCATCTACAGCCACTATACTTGTAAATTTAATAGACAATGTTGTGCAAGAAAATCCTAAATCTCACAATCTATTTTCAAATTCTAAACCTGCACCAGACTTgactttatatttaattatttctcttGTGGCAATTAGTTTGGTTTCACTTGTAACTTTTatcatattacttgtgaaatgcttgAAAAGGGGAAACTATGAGAACAGCTGTGGAGTTTGTTTTGTGAGTGATTCTCATTCCAAGCAGTATGCTGGAGAGTATCAGCCAAAGCTTTTCTTAAACACAGACGGGACATTAAAATACATGGAAGTTAGAATGGCACCTGCAGAACCGCAAGGACAATGCTACCAGGCTTGTTTTCCTGTAACAACAGAAAATAATGAATTCACCTTTATGAAACCACAGAATTTTCCCCAGCTAAAAGATATGGTCAATGAGGACACATCTGATGCAAATTATTTACAGGAGCCAAATAAGGTGagattaaacatttatatatatttattatatattattattttattttgctacTTCTTAAACAAAGAACAATCAGGATCATTATTTGTCTGATTtttcaacaacatttttttttatattgtccaGTTTCTCTATTTACTGTCTAGGAACATTGTTAATCTTTTTTCTAGCTAATCCAACTCCCATACTAATGAAATATTATAaatcctgaaaaataaataaattatacaattACAAGCCAATTGCCTTCGTGTGGAGACAATTAAATCAAATAGTTGTTGGAGTACAGTATTGTGGAAGCTATAGAAGAAAAACACATTTATCTGAGTTGTCAGGGAAAGGAATTGTTTAACTGTGTATACAATTGCATTACtctttattaatacaaaataaaaatacttacGAATACTGGTGTACATGGGTGTAAGTATGCAAGTGCATCtacatgtgtgtaagtgtgtgcgtatttgtgtgtatttaaaaaaaatacttgttaGTCTAATAAAGAGTGTATCACTGCACACTGCATTCTGTTAGTTTACAGTTCTCTATAAATGGTTTGCTGCTTGGTAGTGGagatttgttaaaaatgtttaatcatAAGCTAATTTTTCATATGTTTATAACTCTTGCAGTGACAAATATAAGTAACATTTGGTACTAGCAGTTTTAATACAAAACTACtgtttggctttaaagggacagtaaagtctactTGTCCGCACGGGATAGCAGAAAGtgggcagcaatacactgcccgcatttatcattgcttgagcaatgccgtcccctgcttaTGCTAGCCCAGTAGCACACAAGTAGGTATCCATCGGTGAAAATCATACCTAAGTAGGgttatgagcagcaatgcactattaggaactagctgctgattggtggctgcacataaatgcctcttgtcatacCAGATGTATtcaacattgctgctccttcaacaaaaagataacaagagaattaagtaaattttataatagaagtaaattggagagtttttaaattgaatgaaatattaaaaaaaatatatatatatgtttcagatATCTGGTGATTTATTATTTCAAAGCTGAAATACTATGCCAGAAAATGAATGAAATAATTTTCATGTGCATCATTCTCACCATGTTAAAATTGGcagttttatatttttacattttgataATTTGATGTTGCATCTTTTTCTAAAGCAAAAGCTTATAGTTAATGGGACTTGAAACACACACATAGCTTTCTGTTGTAATTCACATGGAGCATTATTTTAAACGACTTTACAATTGAATCCTTTTATCTCGTTTGCTtttttcccttggtatcctttgttgaaaagcatatctaggtaaagtcaggagcagcaatgcactatttttaagctagctactgattgatggctgcacataaatgcctcttgtcattgactcacccaatgtatccagctacctcccagtagtgcattgctgctcctttaatgaagaacacaaagagaataaagcaaattttataatagaagtaaattggaaagttctttaaagttgtatgctctatctgaatcataaaagaaaaatgttgggttttatgcccctttaaggtgtGTAGTACTCTGAGTtttatgtatctaagcctctttgtcTTGTATCTATAGAGGATGTAGATGATAACAGTTCACCTGTAATTCATAATTTATTTGATAAATTCAAACCATGTTTTTGACAAATCTTTTGTTTTACTTAATCTCACATAGAAGTAGTTCTGTGTAAAAGCTGAAGGTTAAAGGACATCCCTTCCAACCTTTCATATAGGGGTCAATTTTTgatagtgtggacggacatgacacgatgtagcatatcatgtccgacgcacattgataaatgccgacagcatatgctgtcggcatttatcattggaccagcagttcttgtgaactgctggtgcaataccgccccctgcagattccaggccaatgggccgctagcagggggtgtcaatcagcccgatcgtattcgatcggtttgatttctgtccgctgcctcagagcaggcggacaggttatggagcaggtctTTAGAcatggggcatcaagttccatacatagctttataaattgaccccagagAATTAACATTACCTTTTACAAgtgaaaaaaaacatatacaataaatagcAAACCCCATTATAGAGTCTGAGATAATTTCCTCTGTTTTCTTTGATTTTATATTGTCATAGTGAGATTTTACTATTATGGACTGAATGCTAAAGTGTGTAATACTAGGATTCAGAATTCTCAATAAATTATCCATAATTTAAAATAGTTCTACGCTATTTTTTATCAGCAATTGACTAATACTTAAGATAAACTTGCCCAATTATTGTGGCCAGCATTTTTTTCCAGTGTTCAACGTAATATCAAATAAGAAAAGTATTTTCTCTGTATTCTTTCATTTTAAATTGTAGTCATCAACCAAACTGTAACTTTTGTGGACTGCTTGTAGTAGCGCTACAGCCTATGGGGTTGGTTACCATCCTTTAAAAAAGCTTATAAAAtgatgtatcttttaaaaaaacagaaatgttaatggtgaattttgtaaaaaatagataataaaaaaaaaaactttagataaACTTTTTCAGAGGATAGTAATTTACCCCTACTTTTGTTCTTGTACCAAAATGTGTAATGCTAGCATTTTCACTACCAAAATAAATTCCACATGACTGAGAATGATTCTGGGTGAGTTTTAGCATTTATTAGCTTTAATTTATTAGGTATTTTATCAAATTATTCTttagcgttaacttcaattgcgctcaagcgatcatgtttacttttaacttgtaatacaagcgcaatttaacTCACGTGCAAACGAATGTGAAAACCTGgtattgctccactcataatctggcccagtatTTTTAaggatacatttacatatatacaaaaatcctATCAAataatttctaatttattttataaacaatATGCTGTAATTATAagcaataaatacaaaatttgatTTCAAACACTTAAGAAGTGTTTGAAGAAGCAtgaagaattttattaaaaaattatataggcTGCTTTAATCttgcaataataatatttttagttTCTGCATTTTGTTTGTTCAAGAAAAATGCAATTACAAACACATTAAATATGACTCTTTTTAACTGTTATATGATTCTATAAGTCTTTAATCATCACagaatttgtttaaatattattcAATTGTGCCATTTCTGTTTGCCAATGTTCAGTAAAAATGAAGTTAACATTATTGGCCAGGAGAGGGCGAGCCTGTCATCCAATCAGTTTTTTTAGCTACAACAGTAGATCTGCTCCCAATATTTCCATATACTCTCCTCCTCCTAACTCACAGAATCACCCTCCCATTTTGTTTTCCACCGACACAAAAGGAGAGCTGCTGTTTTGCAGATATTCTATGGATGATTTTCATACAAGGAAAAAAGGATTAATATCTAAATTGCATACTAATGGGATTATAAAAGGATCTGTATACCTTAATATCTCAAGATATGGACAAGAGAAGCTTCTTACATGCTTTGAAATGGCAAGTAATATTATCCTTTCTTTGTAGCTGGGGCTGGGTCTCTGGGCAGCTTCGCTATTCTATTGCCGAGGAGTCAGAACTAGGCACGCTAATAGGGAATGTAGCTCAGGATCTTGGAATAAGccttacatatataaatacaagactGATGAGTTTGAGATCTGAAGggagcagcagatttttttctttAGAAAGTGGAGCTTTGATTGCAAAACGGAGGATTGATAGAGAAAGTCTGTGTGGATCCAGCTCAGACTGTttactatatatagaaataatagtTGAAAATCCATTGGAACTGTTCAGTGTAGAAATCGAAATTTTGGATATAAATGATAATTCTCCTGTATTTTTAAAGGCTAATCAagttttaaaaatattagaaaTAGTAGCTAATCCTGGGAAGATATTCCATTTAGAAACAGCAGAGGACCAAGATGTTGGTATTAATGCTGTCACACAGTACAGATTGAATCCAAACCCTTATTTTTCTTTGTCTGTTAAAAATCAGAATGATGGAACTCTAATTCCTGAATTAGTGCTAGAAACAATTTTAGacagggaagaaaaaaaagagCACAAACTTATACTTACTGCTACTGATGGTGGAGAAAACCCACGGAGAGGATCTTGTGAGGTTACTGTTATAGTTCTAGATATTAATGACAATGCACCAGTGTTTGATCAATCAACATACAAGATCAGTTTATTGGAGAACCTC is part of the Bombina bombina isolate aBomBom1 chromosome 6, aBomBom1.pri, whole genome shotgun sequence genome and harbors:
- the LOC128664827 gene encoding protocadherin gamma-C5-like produces the protein MDIRHYLKAWKWQVIFFLCSWGWVSGQIQYSIAEESEPGTLVGNVAQNLGLHLTDINKRHLNVRSEGSSNLFAVNQNNGAFTVKERIDREILCGSSSSCLLHLEIVTENPFELFPLEIEILDINDNYPTFQTAHQVIRIIELLANPGTLFPLGIAQDPDAGKNSVTQYRLNPNPYFSLSIKNRKDGTLIPELVLEKNLDREEKSEHKLILTAFDGGEKSRSGSLEVTVIVLDINDNAPVFDQSNYRISVLENTPLNTVILTLNATDLDEGANGEVQYSFEQNTLDTAKTLFELNSQTGDIIIKGVLDFEEAHFYELSVRATDKGIPEMEGRCLIHIEIQDLNDNTPEILFTSKANEVPENAPLGTVVGFIGVRDKDSGRNGEIQLDISPNVPFKCQSFNNRYSLVTSGYLDREKVSQYTIQLTASDLGSPSLQHQITIVLDVSDVNDNLPVFLQSFYNAFIKENNEPGSLLCTVSATDPDEGVNSNLIYSITDNQIDGSAVSSFVYINSHNGNIYAQRSFDYEQIQVLEVTARVEDSGVPKLFSNVSIYIFILDTNDNTPSILYPEYSREDIAQEKIPRSASVGCLVTKVSAVDQDSGHNAWLMYSFLESTSNTLFQISTYTGEIRTVRDFSEADNTEQYLVVLVHDHGDPSLSSTATILVNLIDNVVQENPKSHNLFSNSKPAPDLTLYLIISLVAISLVSLVTFIILLVKCLKRGNYENSCGVCFVSDSHSKQYAGEYQPKLFLNTDGTLKYMEVRMAPAEPQGQCYQACFPVTTENNEFTFMKPQNFPQLKDMVNEDTSDANYLQEPNKQKLIVNGT